The uncultured Desulfatiglans sp. DNA window GCAGACTGGTCTGAATCAGAAGATGGGCGTCGAGACCATGTGGAAGGTGGTCGGCCTGGTACTCGCCATCAGCGGAGCCGTCGGCGGCGTGGTCGGCTTTTTGATCCGCGTGTTGACGGGGAAGTGATCATGGCCAGACCGCAAGCCAGACTCGGCGATATTTCAAGCCACGGCGGCGTGATCATCACCGGCGCGATGAGAACCGTGGTCAACGGGATGCCCGCCGCACGACTGGGTGATCTGCACGCCTGTCCTATACCGGGCCACGGCGTCACGCCCATCGTCACCGGCAGTCTCGACACGACCACCGAGGGCATGCCCGACGCGCGGGTCGGCGACATCACCGCTTGCGGCGCGGTCATCGTGACCGGCAGCCTGGACACCACGGACAACTGAGGATCGACGGATGGATTACGAAGATTTGGGGTTTCATTACTGGGATGTGTTTCCCAAGAAAATCAAGGTTACGCGCAGCTGGTGGTCCATGTCGGTTCCGCTTTCGATTCGGGGCATGCCAAGGGGCGAGTTGCAGTATGAGACCGTCGATTCCAGCATCGCTTGGGTCGATTGGGAAGGCCGCGTCCGGCTCGGTTGGCGGACGGGTGCGACGATCATCATGGTTTACGACTCCCCCTCGCGGGACAGCGTTCGTTATGTGGAGGTCGAAGTGATCGAGGAATACGGCGGTGGCTATGGTGTGCCGTCATAAAGGAGACAGGTGGAATGGCCCTGCGGGATGAAGAAGGTTTTGGTTATGGCGACGGGTACGGCGATGGATACGGATACGGCGAGGAAGGCGGACCGATCATAGAACAGACCAGCTCGTCGCTTTCCCACTATGAAATCATGACGCTGGTGCGGCTATTGGCCTTCGGCCTCGGTG harbors:
- a CDS encoding conserved hypothetical protein (Evidence 4 : Unknown function but conserved in other organisms), which encodes MDYEDLGFHYWDVFPKKIKVTRSWWSMSVPLSIRGMPRGELQYETVDSSIAWVDWEGRVRLGWRTGATIIMVYDSPSRDSVRYVEVEVIEEYGGGYGVPS
- a CDS encoding PaaR repeat-containing protein, whose protein sequence is MARPQARLGDISSHGGVIITGAMRTVVNGMPAARLGDLHACPIPGHGVTPIVTGSLDTTTEGMPDARVGDITACGAVIVTGSLDTTDN